The genome window TCGAGCCGGGTACGGCGCCGCCGATGTCGTCGTGGTGGCCGAACGCCTGGACGAAGGCGACGACCTCCCCCTTGTGGAACACCGGCACGGTGACGCACAGGTCCGGCAGGTGGCCGATGCCGCCCTCGGACAGGTACACGTCGTTGTGGAAGTAGACGTCACCCGGGCGCATGGTCTCGATCGGGAAGTCCCGCACGATCGGCTGGACCAGCGCCGAGTAGGACCGGCCGGTGAGCTTGCGCAGCTTCACGTCGTGGATGCCGGCCCGGAAGTCGTGCGCGTCGCGGATCATCGGCGAGCGCGCGGTCCGCGCGATCGCGGTCTCGACCTCCTTCTCGACCGAGGCGAGCGTGCCCTGCACGATCTCCACGAGGACCGGGTCGGCGCCGTTCTTCGCGCTCATCGCTCGCTCACCACCACAAGGTTGCCGTAGTCGTCCATGGTCGCGGTGAAGCCCGGGTGCACGGGCAGGGTCGATCCGTACTCCTCGATGACCGCCGGGCCGCGCACCACGGCGCCGGCCCCGAGGTCGCCGCGGCGGTAGATCACCGTGCGGCTCCACTGGTCGAAGTAGACCTGGCGGGTCGCCACCGGGCTCGGCTCCTCGGCCTGCCGCGGCCGCCGCGGGATGGTCGGGCGCTTGATCGGGCCGATCCCGGACACCCGGAAGTTGACGAACTCGACCGCGTGGCGCGGGTCGTTCCGGTACGCGTACCCGTAGAGCCGCTCGTGCTCGGTGTGGAACCGGTCGACGACCGCGGCGAGCCAGGCGGCGTCGATCGGGCCGTCGGGCGCCGGCACCCGCACCTCGTACGCCTGGCCGTAGTAGCGCAGGTCCGCGCTGCGGGCGTAGACGTGCTCGGTGAAGCCTTCGCGGTCGAGCGCGTCGGCCGCCTGGGCCTCCAGCTCCGCGTAGAGCTCCGCCACCTTCTCCGGCGCGGGGTTGCGCGAGACGTAGGTGCGGACGTAGTCGTTCCGGACGTCCACGCTGAGCAGGCCGAACGCCGACAGGTTGCCCGGGTCCGGCGGGACGATCACCGCGGGGAGGCCGAGGATGTCGATCAGGCGGCAGGCGAGCAGCGGGCCGGAGCCGCCGAAGGCCACCATCGGGAACTCGCGGATGTCGAGCCCGCGCTCCACGGTGATCTGGCGGATCGCGTTCGCCTGGTTGAACGCGCTGATCTCCAGGATGCCGGTGGCGCACCGCTCCGGGGTGAGGCCGAGCCTGCCCGCGAGCTCCTCCAGGCCCTTCCGGGCCGCGGCCACGTCGAGGGCGATCTCCCCGCCGAGCAGGTGCGGCGGCACACGGCCGAGGAAGACGTGGGCGTCCGTCACCGTGACCTCGGTGCCGCCCTTGGCGTAGCAGAGCGGCCCCGGGTCCGCCCCGGCGGAGCGCGGGCCGACCTTGAGCGTGCCCTCGGGCGAGACCCACGCGATCGAGCCGCCGCCCGCCCCGACGGTCACGATGTCGATCATCGGGATCTTGCAGGGGTAGGGGCCGATGCTCCCCTCGGTGGTGAGGCTAGGCTCACCGTTGATCACCACGGCGACGTCGGTGGAGGTGCCGCCGCCGTCCAGGGTGATCACGCTCGGGTGGCCGGCGTTCGCCGCGATCAGCGCGGCCCCGAGGGCGCCGGCGGCCGGGCCGGAGAGCACCGTGGCGATCGGCTGGTGCACCACCTCGGCGGCCGAGAGGATGCCGCCGTTGCTCTTCATGACCGAGAACCCGCGGCCGAGCCGCTCGGTGAGGTTGCCGATGTACTGCCGGATCACCGGCTTGACCGCGGCGTCCACCAGGGTGGTGACCGACCGCTCGTACTCGCGGTACTCCCGCAGCACGTCGCTGGAGATCGAGACCACGGCCTCGGGGTGCTCGCGCGCCAGCACCTCGCGCATGCGCCGCTCGTGCTCCGGGTTGGCGTACGAGTGGAGGAAGCAGACGCCGATCGCGGTGATCCCGCGCTCCTTGAACCACCGCGCCACCCGGACGGCCTCCTCCTCGTCGAACGGCCGGACCTCCCGGCCGAGGTGGTCGAGCCGCCCTCCGACGGTCTTCACCCGGTGCACCGGGACGATCCGCGGCGGCTTCACCCAGAAGTAGGAGTTGCCGTACCCATCCGGCACGCTCTGCCGGGCGATCTCCAAGATGAACTCGAAGCCCTCGGTCGTGATGAACCCGAGGTGGGACATGCCCTCGGGACGCTCTTGGAGGAGCAGGTTGGTGGCGACCGTCGTGCCGTGGACGATCGCCGCCACCGCGCCGATGTCGCAGGAGCCGCCATAGGCCTCGAGGACCTTGTGGACGGCTGCCATGAATCCCTCGGCTGGATCGGCAGGAGTAGAGGGGGTCTTGGTGGTGATGATCTGGCCGGTCTCGTCATCCACCAGAACGACGTCGGTGAATGTGCCCCCGGTGTCGACCCCGATGCGGACGCTAGGCATATTCCGTGTTTACCGATCGGCTCCGACCCGCCGAACCGGCGCACTCTGCCGAATAAAAAGCGCCCCCTCGTCAGACCCTGCCACAGAAGATCTCCGCGCGTCCGGCTCCCGTCCGGGAATCGCGCCGGGAAACGCGCGCGGAAAACCGCGGAGAAGACTTTTCCGGGAAAACACGAATGGGCGACCCGCACGGGTCGCCCATGCCCATCGCCTGCACCGGGCGGGCGGGCCCGCCGGTACCGCGGCGGAGCGAGCCCGGCCCACCCCGGCCCGGGGCCGCCCCACCGGGCCCCGTCCCCGCCCGGCGCAGGCGTCAGCGGCGCCGCGAGCGGCCGAGGAGCCAGCCGACGACGGCGCTGCCGAGCGCCACGGCCGCCCCGAGGCCGAACGCGGTGACCAGTGACCAGGACGGAGCCCCGGCCGGGCGGGCCGGCCCACCGGCCTCCCGGGTGAACACCTTGGCGGTCTCCCGCGGTGCGGCCGCGGGCTCGGCGGCGGCCGCCTCCGGAGCGGCCTGCTCCGGAACCGCCTGCTCGGGGGCCTGCTGCCCGGCCGCGGCGGCCGCGCCCGACAGCAGGTGCCGCTCGACGGCGGTGAAGAACTCGTTCGCCATCCGCTTCGCCACCGAGCTGAGCATCCGCTGGCCGACCCCGCCGATCATGCCGCCGACGACGGCATCGGCGTCGTAGTCGACCCGGGTGCCGCCCTCGACCTCGCTGAGCCGGACCTGCACGGTCGCCTCGACCGTGCCCGGGGCACCCTGCCCCTGCGCCTTGAGCACGAACCGCTCCGGCTCCTGGGGGTCGACGAGCGCCACCTGGCCCTGGTACACCCCCTTGATCGAGGCGACGCCGGCGGTCAGCGTCATCGAATAGACATCCGTGCCGACCTCCTGCAGGCGCTCGCACCCGGGGATGGTCCGTACCAGAACCTCGGGGTCGTGGAAAGCCTCCCATAGGCGTTTGCGCTCCACCCCGAGCGTTGCACTGCCAACGACCTTCATGGGCACCTCCGATGCCGAGCACCCTAAGGATTCACTTCACCCGGGGAGAACGGCAAGATCTGCCCCCTGTCGGGCTTTCCCTCATGAAGAATTCACAGGATTTCGCGGGCCGCGCGATGGTGAAAAACGCGGCGGCCGGGCCGAGCGCCGCGGTCCCGCTTCAAAAGGGAGCGCGTGCTCCCGTTCGGGCCCGCCGGCACCGGCCCGGCCGCTCCCCCGGCCGGGATCCGCGGTCAGCCGACCGAGGCGTGCTCCCGCGCCTTGCGCAGCTCGTACAGCTCGGACGGGGAGATCGGCATCCGGTCGATGGGGAAGCCCTCCGCGTCCTCGATGGCCGAGGCGATGACCGCCGAGACCGGGATCACGCCCGCCTCGCCCGCGCCCTTGATGCCGAGCGGGTTGAGCGGCGAGGGCGTCTCCAGGTGGTCGGTCTCGATCCGCGGCACCTCGGTGGCGTACGGGATGAGGAAGTCCATGAACGAGGCGTTGAGCAGCTGCCCGTGCTCGTCGTAGACGAGCCGCTCGTAGAGCGCGCCGCCGACGCCCTGGGCGACTCCCCCGTGGACCTGCCCCTCCACGATCATCGGGTTGATGAGCCGGCCGCAGTCGTGCACCACCGCGTACTTGAGGATCTTGATCTCGGCCGTCTCGGGGTCGGTCTCCACGATCGCCGCGTGCATGCCGCTGGCGAACGTCGACCGGACGGGCGAGTAGTAGTCCTTGCCCTCCAGCCCCGGCTCCTCGCCCTCCTCCACCGGGGGCCGGTCCATGGACGTCGCCCCGGCGAACTGGGTGGCGCGCTTGGCCTCCTCGTCGAACGCGTACCGCAGCGGGTTGGCGAGCACGGCGACGGTCGCCAGCGGGATCGACACCGACGGCGCGCCGACCACGTGCACCACCCCGTCGGTGATGGTGAGGTCGCGCGGGTCGGCCTCCAGCGCCTCGGCCGCGATCTTCAGCGCCTTCTCCCGCACCTTCCGGCAGGCGAGCGCGATCGCGTTCCCGCTCATCACGGCCGCCCGGGAGGCGAAGGTGCCCACCGCGTACCCGAACCGGCGGGTGTCCCCGGTGACCACGGTCACCTTCTCGATCGGCACGCCGAGCTCGGTCGCGGCGATCTGCGCGAAGACCGTCTCGTGCCCCTGCCCCTGCGAGGTGAGGCCGGTCGAGACGTGGACCCGCCCGTCGGTGGTGATCTGGACGTGCCCGCCCTCGTACGGGCCGACGCCGGTGCCCTCGACGTAGCAGCCGATGCCGATGCCGAGCCGCCGCCCCTCCGCGGCCGCCTTGGCCTTCAGCTCCGGGAACGAGTCCCAGCCGATCAGCTTCTTGAGCATCCGCAGGGCCTCGGGGTAGTTGCCGCTGTCGTAGATGAGCGGCCGCCCGTCCTGGAAGATCAGGCCCTGGTCGTACGGGAACTCATCGGGCTGGATGAAGTTCACGGCCCGCACCTCGGTCCGGTCCTTGCCGAGGTACGCCGCGATCTTGTCCATGGTGCGCTCCATGCAGAACACGCCCTGCGGGCGGCCGGCGCCCCGGTACGGCGTGACCTGCACGGTGTTGGTGTAGAGCGAGGAGAACTCGACCCGGTAGGCGCCGATCTTGTACGGCCCGAGCAGCTGGGTCGAGGTGATGATCGGCACGATGATCCCGTACGGCGTGTACGCGCCGTGGTCGTGGAGGATGTTCACGTCCAGGCCGAGGATGCGGCCGTCGTCGTCGAACCCCACCCGGACGTACTGCACCTGGGCCCGCTCGTGGGCCGAGGAGATGAAGTGCTCCCGGCGGTCCTCGGTCCACTTGATCTCCCGGTTGAGCTGCCGGGCGGCCCACGGGATGAGGATCTCCTCCGGCCACGGGTGCATGATCTTGACGCCGAAGCCGCCGCCCACGTCCGGGGCGATCACCTCGACCTTCGGCAGCGGGAGCCCGAGCTTGGCCGCGATCGCCATCCGGACGCTGGTCGAGGTCTGCGTGGACGAGTAGACCCGCAGCGACTCGTCGTCCGGGTCCCACCGGGCGTACACGCCCCTGCCCTCCATCGGCATGGAGGCGCTGCGCTCGATGTCGAGCCGGAACGCGAGGGTGTGCGGCGCGTCCTCGATCATCTCCCGCGCCGAGCGGCCGTCGGCGGAGCGCACCTCCTGCACCAGGTGCGCGCCCACGTTGCCGGGCACGTCCGGGTGGACCAGGTGCTCCCCGCGGGCCGCCTCCTCCACGCCGATGACCGGCTTGAGCGGCTCGTACTCGACCTTGATCAGGTCGCAGGCGTCCTCGGCGACGTACCGGTCGCGGGCGACGACCATGACCACCGGCTCGCCCACGTGCCGGACCACGTCCTTGGCGAGCGCGTACGCGGTCCTGCCGTGGGTGAGCGCGGGGTGCGGGATCAGCAGCGGCAGCGGCTCGGCGATCGCACCGGGCAGGTCCTCCCACGTGTAGATGGCGACCAGCCCGTCCACGTCGAGCGCGGCCGACACGTCGATGTCGACGATCCGGGCGTGGGCGTGGGGCGACCGGACGAACGCGGCCGCGAGCGCGTCCCGGCCCAGATCGTCGAGGTACCGCCCGTTGCCGGTGACCAAGCGGGGGTCCTCACGCCGCTGCACCGGCTCCCCGAACAGCTGCGTCGTCACTGGGCCTCCTCCGCCTGGATCTCGGCGGCCCGGCGGACCGCCTTGATGATGTTCTGGTAACCGGTGCACCGGCACAGGTTGCCGGCGATGCCCTCCACGATCTCGTCGTCGGTGGGGGACGGGTTCTCCCGGAGGAACGCCGTGATGGTGGTGAGGAAGCCGGGGGTGCAGAACCCGCACTGCAGCGCGTGGCACTCGATGAAGGCGCGCTGCACCGGCGAGAGCTCGCCGTCCTTGGCGAGGCCCTCGACCGTGGTGATCTCGTGCCCGTCCGCGGTGACCGCCAGGGTCAGGCACGAGCGCACCGGCTCCCCGTCGAGGAGCACCGTGCACGCGCCGCACACCCCGTGCTCACAGCCGACGTGCGTGCCGGTGAGGCCGAGGTCGTGCCGCAGGCAGTCGGAGAGCAGCCGGCGCACCGGTACCGTCGCCTCCCGCACCACCCCGTTCACCGTGAGGGTGATGCTCCGGGTGCACTCCGTGTCGATCTCCTCTGTCCGCTCGCTCATTCCTCACTCTCCCCCGCGGCGTCGGCGGCGCTCCGCAGTGCCCGTACCGCGAGCACCCCGGTCAGATGCCGCCGGTATTCGGCGGTCGCGTGGATGTCCGCCTCCGGGTCGATCCGCTCGCGCACCGCGTCCGCGACCGCGTCCCAGTCCACGGAGGACGCCGGGCGGGCTCCGCAGACCGCGGTGACGTCGATGACCACGGGGACCGGGCCGACGCTCACGCACGCGACGCGGGCCGACCTGATCCGCAGGTCCTCGTCGAGGGTGACGGCCGCGGCCACGCCCGCCATCGCGTAGTCGCCGTGGCGCCGGGAGACCTCGCAGAACGCGGTGCCCGAGCGCTCCGGCAGCGCCGGGAAGAACGCCGACACGGCGAGCTCGCCCGGCTGCAGCGCCGTCTCCAGGGGGCCGACGAAGAACTCCGCGGCGGGGACGTCCCGCTCCCCGCGGCTGCTGGCGAGCCGTACGGAGCCGCCGAGCAGGGCGAGGACGGCGGGCATCTCCGCGGAGGGGTCGGCGTGGACGATGCTGCCGACCACGGTCCCCCGGTTGCGGATCACCGGGTGGGCGACGTGGTGGAGCGCCTGGGCGAGGAGCGGCTGGACCGCCCTCGCCTCGGCCGAGCGCTCCACCGCCCGGTGCCGGGCGAGCGCGCCCACCCGCACCCCGCCGGGCTCGGCGGTGATCGTGTTCAGCTCGGTGATCCGGTTGATGTCGACCAGATGGGCAGGGGCGGCCAGCCGCATGTTGAGCAGCGGGATCAGGCTCTGGCCGCCCGCCAGGACCTTGCCGTCCGGGCCGAGCCGGGCGAGGAGGTCGACCGCCTCGCCCAGCTCGGCCGGATCGTGGTAGCGAAAGGCTGGTGGTTTCACCGGTTTCCTGTGATTCAGACTGATGCGTCTCGTTCGGCTGGGGCCTTCTCACTCACCGCCGCCTGCGTGCCCGGCCGGTTCGCGATCCAGCGGAGCACGTGATACCCGCCGAGGACCACGATCGTGCCGAGCGCGATGCCGGCGAGCGAGAAGTCGTCGGTGATCTGGTGGGTGACCGGGCCGATGGCGAGGATGATCCCGGCGCCGACCGGGACCATGTTCACCGGGTCGGAGAAGTCCACCCGGTTCTCGATCCAGATCTTCGCGCCGAGCAGGCCGATCATGCCGTACAGGATCACGGTCACGCCGCCGAGGACGCCGTCCGGCGTGGCCGACACCAGGGCGCCGAACTTCGGGCAGAGGCCGAAGAGGATGGCGATGATCGCGGCGATGTAGTAGGCCGCGGTCGAGTACACCCGGGTGGCGGCCATGACGCCGATGTTCTCGGCATAGGTGGTGGTCGGAGAGCCACCGACCGAGGTGGCCACGACGGTGGCGACACCGTCGGCCATGACCGCCCGGCCCATGTACGGGTCGACGTCCGTGCCGGTCATCTCGCCGACCGCCTTGACGTGCCCCACGTTCTCCGCGATCAGGGCGATCACGGCGGGGAGCACCAGGACGATCGCCGAGAACTCGAAGGCGGGACCGTGGAACTGCGGCAGGCCGATCCAGTCGGCCGCGGCCACGTTCTCCAGGTTGACCCGGTAGTGCGGGGCGACCTCGCCGGTGGCCGTGGGCGAGGTGATCTGGCCGACGGTCACGTCGAGGACCCAGGAGAGCACGTACCCGAAGATCAGGCCGAGCAGGATCCCGATCCGGCCGAGGAAGCCCTTGAACAGGACGATGAAGAGCCCCGTCACCACCATCGTGATCAGCGCGACCCACTGGTCCTTGGGCCAGTAGACCTGGGCGACCACGTAGGCGAGGCCGAAGCCGATGAGCATGACCACGGCACCGGTCACCACCGGCGGGAAGATCCGGTTGATGATCCGGACGCCGAGGAAGTGGATGGCCACGCCCACGGCGGCGAGGACCAGACCGGCGACGAGGATCGCGCCGGTCACCGTGGCGTCATCGCCCTGCGCCGCCCGGATGGCGGCCACGCCGCCGACGAACGACGCGGACGAACCGAGATAGCTCGGGATCTTCCCCTGGACGATGAGCAGGAACAAGATCGTGGCGACGCCGGACATCATGACCGCGATGTTCGGGTCGAGCCCCATGACGACGGGGAACACGAACGTGGCGCCGAACATCGCGACCACGTGCTGAAAACCGAACCCGATCATCCGCGGCCAGCTCAGCCGCTCGTCGGGCTTGACCACCTCACCGGGCGCCAGCGTCTTGCCGTCGCCGTGCACCTTCCATCTGAGGGCCATGCGAGCTCCTTCAGCTACAGGCCGAGGGCCGGTGGACACCCCGCACTCGTCCCTCCGTGGCACTTGCTGCCGTTGTGTGGACTGTTTGCGGCACTGTAGGACCGGCGTCGGCGCTAGACATGGGCAGGATTTGCCAAACCGTATCGGCTAGTCGCGTCAGATGCCCCGCATGCGCAACACGTGCAGGGCGAGGGTGAGATTGAGCCTTAAGTGCGGGTCCTGGGTGAAGCAGCCGAGCATGCGCTCGAGCTTGCTGATCCGGTACCGCAGCGTGTTGTAGTGGAAGTGCAGCCGCCGCGCGGTCTCGGCCACGTTGAGGTTGGTCTCCAGCAGCACCTGGAGGGTCCGCCGCAGGTCGGCGTTGTCCGGGTCGTCGTCCCCGGCGAGCGGGCCGAGCGTCTCCTTGACGAACGCGTGCAGCTCGCCGGTGTCCTTCACCAACGAGAGCAGCCGGTAGACGCCGAGCTCGTCGAAGTGCGCGATCGCGCCGGCCCCGTGGAGCTGGCGGCCCACCCGGGCGGCCTTCAGCGCCTGGCCGTACGCCCCGGGGAGCGCGCCGGCGTCCTGGGCCACCCGGCTGATGCCGGTGGAGAACGTGCCGTCGGGTACGGCGGAGCGGGCGTCGCGGGCGAGCCGTACCGGGTCCACGGAGGAGCCGACCACGGCGACGACCTCGTGGGAGAACCCGGCGACCGCGCCGCACGGGTCGTGCTTGCGCACCGCGGCCTGCCAGGCGGAGACCATCCGGTCCTGGATCGGCCGCTCCACCGCGTCCGGGTCGATCTCCGCCACGAGCACGCACATCGGGCGCTCCAGGTCCCAGCCGAACGCCCGGGCGCGGTCGGTGACCCGGGCGCCGCCCCGGCCGGCGAGCACGTCCCGCAGGAAGTCGGCGCGGTACTTGCTCTCGACCGCGGTGATGGCCTCCTGCTTGGTGATGACCAGCGCGGCCACGGTCGCGGCCCGCTCCAGGATCTGGATCTCGCCCGCGCCGAGCGGCTCGTGCGGGCTGTACGCGGCGATCCGGCCGTAGTGGTGGCCGCCCGCCACCACGGGCACGGCCGTGTAGTGGTGGTCGGCCTCGAACACCGGGGTGATCGACGTGGCGGTCACGTCGGCCGCGGCCGCGTGGATCTCGCGTAACCGCGCCACCTGGGCGGGGTCGCCGGCGGTGGCGAGGATCCGGCCCGAGCGGTCGACGGCCGCGACCGCCACCTGCAGCAGGCCCGCGACCTCGGCGGTCACCTCGCGCAGCCCGCCGCCGGCGAGCACGATCTGGACCAGCGCCCGGTGGGCCTCCTCGGTCCGGGCGAGCATGGCCGCCTGGCGGTTGAGGATGTCGGTGAGGACCTGGTTGAGGATGTCGTCGAAGCCGACGTCGTTGGGGAGCAAGATCAGGGGGAAGGCGAGCCGGTCGGCCTGCTCGACCATCACCTCGGGCAGCTCGTCCAGGTAACGGCCGAGCTTGATCGCCAGCGCGGACAGCCCGCGCTCGTCCAGGTCGGCCACGAGCCGGTCGAGCGACTGGGGCGTGTTGCGCAGCGGATACCCGGTGGTGAGCAGCAGCTCGTTGGGCTTCACCCAGGCGAGGATGTCCGGGACCTCCATGACGTTGAGCCGCTGGACGATGCGGCCCAGCCCGTCCTTTCCGGCGATGAGCTGTGCGTCGGCCAGGGTGGAGACCTCGAGCACTTCGCCGACCGAGATGCCGTGCAGGATCTTTCCGGTACTCGCCAATCGCAGCGCCGGGGGCGCCGGCTCGTTCGTCATCGCGCAACTCCGGGGGGTGCCGGGCCTTCCTTGTGGCGCCGATTGTGCACGAGGTCACCTCCTGTCAGGAAGAGCCAAGCATCCGGCCGACTGTTGGCAGCTTTCTCCGTACGGTGCCGGGGCGGCGGACTCTACCGTCGGAATCGCTTGTCGTCAGGAGGTCCTGTGAGCGTTGGCACGCGCCTGGAGCGGCGAACGACGGGGAAGTGGGGCCGTACCCGCCGGCAGACCGTCTTCGCCGGCGGCGCGGCCAGCGTCGCCCTGCGCCCGGCGGTGCAGGCGCCACGGCGCCCGGCCCGCGTGCTCGCCGTGTTCCCCGCCGCCGCCTACCTGGAGGTGCGGAGCGGGGCCGAGCCGCGGGTGATCGCACTCGTGACCCCGGACGCCGTCCGGCCGCCCAACGCGATCGTGGTCGGCTTCGCCGGGCAGGCCGGGCCGGCCGACCTCGCGGCCGTGCTCTCCTGCGATGACGAGGCCTGGGTCGGAGAGGGGATGGCCGGCGCCGGGCGGCTCTGCGTCACGGTCCACCGCTGGTGGGACCCGGCGCCCCCGCTCGGCGCGGCCGATCCGGAGTCGCTGCGGCGAGGCCTCGCCGCGCTCGACGAGATCATCGCCACCGCGCCGCGGCGGCCGGGGCTCGACCTCGGCGGCGACGCCGCCCGGCTCGCGGCGGGCTGCCGCACCGGCTCGCTCGCCGACGCGGTCACCGCGGCGGAACGGCTCATCGGGCTCGGCCCGGGCCTGACCCCGAGCGGTGACGACATGCTGTGCGGCCTGCTCGTCGCGATGCGCCGGCTCGGTCACGCGGCCGGGGCGCCGCGGGCGGTCTGGTTCGCCGACTGGCTCGCCGCGACGGTGACGTACCACGCCCGCACCAGCACGACGCCGATCTCCGCCACCCTCCTCCACTGCGCCGCCCGCGGGGAGGCGTCCCGGGAGGTGCTCGCAGTGCTCCACGGCCTCACCGGCCGCCGGCCGCTCGCCCCCGCGGTCCACCGCCTGCTGGAGGTCGGCCACACCTCGGGCGCCGACCTGCTGTGGGGCATCCACGCCGGCCTGTCCGCCGTCCTTGTCCATTGGGAGCGTCCTTGAACGATCTGGTCGAAGTACGCGCAGGCGTCTACCACGACTCGGTGACCCTCATGCGGGTGAGCCAGGCGCTCTCCGCGCGGCCCGGGGTGGAGGTCGCCGTCGTCGCGATGGCCACCGAGCTCAACGTCGCACTCGCCCGCGATCTCGGCTTCACCGTGCCGCCCGCCACCCCGGGCGACCTGCTGATCGCGATCCGCGCCGCCTCGGAGGACGAGCTCTCCGCGGCGGTCGCCGAACTGGACCGGAGGCTCGCCGAGCGGACGGCCGGCGGCGGCGCCGGCCGGCAGGACGAGGCCCACCCGCGCACGACCCGGTCGGCCGCGCGGTCGTGGGACGCGACCATGGTCCTGGTGAGCGTTCCGGGCGAGCACGCGTTCGCCGAGGCGCTCGACGCCATCGAGGCCGGGCTCTCCGTCATGATCTTCAGCGACAACGTCCCGGTGGAGCAGGAGATCCTGCTCAAGGACCGGGCGCGGGAGCGCGGCGTGCTGGTCATGGGCCCGGACTGCGGCACCGCGGTGGTCGCCGGGGCCGGCCTCGGCTTCGCCAACGTCCTCCGGCCCGGGCCGGTCGGGGTGGTGGCCGCCTCCGGCACCGGCGCCCAGCAGGTGACGAGCCTGCTCGACCACGCGGGCGTGGGCGTCAGCCACGTGCTCGGCGTGGGCGGCCGGGACCTGTCGGCGGAGGTCGGCGGGCGCTCGGCGGTGCAGGCGCTGCGCGCGCTCGACGAGGACCCGGCGACCGAGCTGATCGTGCTGATCTCCAAGCCGCCCGCGCCCGAGGCGGCGGCCGCGGTCCGCGAGCTCGGGCTCACCAAGCCCGTGGTCTACGCGCTGCTCGGGCCCGGCCAGGAGGACCTCACCACGGCGACGGAGAAGGTGCTCGGCGCCCTCGGCCGGCCGGTGCCGGAGTGGCCGTCGTGGCCGGCCCCGGGTGAGCCCGCGCGGCCGGCGCCGCAGAGCCTGCGCGGCCTGTACTCGGGCGGCACGCTCTGCACCGAGGCCGAGCTGATCGTGGGCACGGGCGAGTTCACCGACTTCGGCGACGACGCGTACACGCGGGGACGCGCCCACCCGATGATCGACCCCACGCTCCGCCTCGAGGCGCTCGCCGAGGTCGACTCCGGCGTGGTGCTCCTCGACGTGGTGCTCGGCCACGGGGCCGACCCCGACCCGGCCGCGAAGCTGGCCCCGGCCATCGAGGCGGCCCGGGCTCGGGGGGTGAACGTGGTGGTCGCGCTCATCGGCACCGAGGGCGACCCGCAGGGCCTGCGCACTCAGGCCGCCCGGTTGAACGAAGCGGGAGCGGCCGTGTTCACCTCGAACGCGGCCGCCGCCCGGCACGCGAGGTGGATGATCGGAGCCGCATGACCCTCTCGATGCTGAACCAAGAGCCGCGTGTGATCACGGTGGGGGCCGCCCTCCTCGACGAGGCCCTCGACCGGCAGGCCGTGCCCCGGCGGCCGGTGGACTGGCGGCCGCCGCTCCCCGGCACCTCGGAGGCGCTCGCCAAGGTGCTCGCCGACCCGCGCCGCGAGGAGGCCAACCGGACCGCGGTGGGGCGGATGCTCTCCGCGCGCCCCCAGCTCGTCGGCGTCCGGCCGGCCCGGGAGGTGCTCGGCCTGGAGCCGGGGACGTTCTTCCACGCCGGCCCGCCGATCACCTGGGAGCGGGCCTCGGGGCCGATGCGCGGCGCCCTGATCGGGGCGATGCTGTTCGAAGGGCTCGCCGCCACCCCGGAGGAGGCGGAGGCGGCCCTGGCCTCGGGCAAGGGGATCACCCTCGACTCCTGCCACCACCACCGCGCCGTGGGCCCGATGGCGGGGGTGGTGAGCCCGTCGATGTGGATGTTCGAGGTCGTCGACGCCGAGCACGGCGGCACCGCGTACTGCTCGCTCAACGAGGGCCTGGGCAAGGTGCTCCGCTACGGCGCCTACGGGCCGGAGGTGATCGAGCGCCTGCGGTGGATGGGCGAGGTGCTCGGCCCGGTGCTCCAGGCGGCGCTGCAGAAGACGGGCCCGATCGACCTCAAGACGCTGATCGCCCAGGCGCTGCAGATGGGCGACGAGCTCCACAACCGCAACCGCGCCGCCACCTCGCTGCTGCTGCGCGAGCTCGCCCCGGCGATCGTGGACGCGGCCCCGGAGCGCGCCGCCGAGGTGCTGCGCTTCATCAATGGGAATGATC of Thermobispora bispora DSM 43833 contains these proteins:
- a CDS encoding hydantoinase/oxoprolinase family protein → MPSVRIGVDTGGTFTDVVLVDDETGQIITTKTPSTPADPAEGFMAAVHKVLEAYGGSCDIGAVAAIVHGTTVATNLLLQERPEGMSHLGFITTEGFEFILEIARQSVPDGYGNSYFWVKPPRIVPVHRVKTVGGRLDHLGREVRPFDEEEAVRVARWFKERGITAIGVCFLHSYANPEHERRMREVLAREHPEAVVSISSDVLREYREYERSVTTLVDAAVKPVIRQYIGNLTERLGRGFSVMKSNGGILSAAEVVHQPIATVLSGPAAGALGAALIAANAGHPSVITLDGGGTSTDVAVVINGEPSLTTEGSIGPYPCKIPMIDIVTVGAGGGSIAWVSPEGTLKVGPRSAGADPGPLCYAKGGTEVTVTDAHVFLGRVPPHLLGGEIALDVAAARKGLEELAGRLGLTPERCATGILEISAFNQANAIRQITVERGLDIREFPMVAFGGSGPLLACRLIDILGLPAVIVPPDPGNLSAFGLLSVDVRNDYVRTYVSRNPAPEKVAELYAELEAQAADALDREGFTEHVYARSADLRYYGQAYEVRVPAPDGPIDAAWLAAVVDRFHTEHERLYGYAYRNDPRHAVEFVNFRVSGIGPIKRPTIPRRPRQAEEPSPVATRQVYFDQWSRTVIYRRGDLGAGAVVRGPAVIEEYGSTLPVHPGFTATMDDYGNLVVVSER
- a CDS encoding (2Fe-2S)-binding protein, which codes for MSERTEEIDTECTRSITLTVNGVVREATVPVRRLLSDCLRHDLGLTGTHVGCEHGVCGACTVLLDGEPVRSCLTLAVTADGHEITTVEGLAKDGELSPVQRAFIECHALQCGFCTPGFLTTITAFLRENPSPTDDEIVEGIAGNLCRCTGYQNIIKAVRRAAEIQAEEAQ
- a CDS encoding SRPBCC family protein, with translation MKVVGSATLGVERKRLWEAFHDPEVLVRTIPGCERLQEVGTDVYSMTLTAGVASIKGVYQGQVALVDPQEPERFVLKAQGQGAPGTVEATVQVRLSEVEGGTRVDYDADAVVGGMIGGVGQRMLSSVAKRMANEFFTAVERHLLSGAAAAAGQQAPEQAVPEQAAPEAAAAEPAAAPRETAKVFTREAGGPARPAGAPSWSLVTAFGLGAAVALGSAVVGWLLGRSRRR
- the cutA gene encoding aerobic carbon-monoxide dehydrogenase large subunit: MTTQLFGEPVQRREDPRLVTGNGRYLDDLGRDALAAAFVRSPHAHARIVDIDVSAALDVDGLVAIYTWEDLPGAIAEPLPLLIPHPALTHGRTAYALAKDVVRHVGEPVVMVVARDRYVAEDACDLIKVEYEPLKPVIGVEEAARGEHLVHPDVPGNVGAHLVQEVRSADGRSAREMIEDAPHTLAFRLDIERSASMPMEGRGVYARWDPDDESLRVYSSTQTSTSVRMAIAAKLGLPLPKVEVIAPDVGGGFGVKIMHPWPEEILIPWAARQLNREIKWTEDRREHFISSAHERAQVQYVRVGFDDDGRILGLDVNILHDHGAYTPYGIIVPIITSTQLLGPYKIGAYRVEFSSLYTNTVQVTPYRGAGRPQGVFCMERTMDKIAAYLGKDRTEVRAVNFIQPDEFPYDQGLIFQDGRPLIYDSGNYPEALRMLKKLIGWDSFPELKAKAAAEGRRLGIGIGCYVEGTGVGPYEGGHVQITTDGRVHVSTGLTSQGQGHETVFAQIAATELGVPIEKVTVVTGDTRRFGYAVGTFASRAAVMSGNAIALACRKVREKALKIAAEALEADPRDLTITDGVVHVVGAPSVSIPLATVAVLANPLRYAFDEEAKRATQFAGATSMDRPPVEEGEEPGLEGKDYYSPVRSTFASGMHAAIVETDPETAEIKILKYAVVHDCGRLINPMIVEGQVHGGVAQGVGGALYERLVYDEHGQLLNASFMDFLIPYATEVPRIETDHLETPSPLNPLGIKGAGEAGVIPVSAVIASAIEDAEGFPIDRMPISPSELYELRKAREHASVG